Part of the Longimicrobium sp. genome is shown below.
ATCCTGCGCGTGGACTCGCTCCTCTTCGCCGGGCGCGGCTTCCGCGCGCAGGCGCGGGGAACGCTGGGGCTCACGCGCAACGCCGGGCCGCTCACCTTCTCGCTGACCGCGCCCAACCTGGCGCTGCTGCGCCCGCTTCTCCCCGGCGCCGACACCCTTCCCGAGATGGCGGGGGCGGTGGCGATGAACGGCTCGGTGAGCGGCACGGTGCGCAACCCGTCGGTCGGCGCGGCGGGGCAGGCGCGCGGCTTCCGCTACGGGACGTACGCGGCCGGGAACCTCACCTTCACCTTCGCGGGGGCGAAGGGGCCGCAGGGGTGGACGGGAACCACGCGGCTGGAGGGAACGGGGCTGGAGGCGGGGTCGCTGCAGCTGCAGGCGCTGACGCTGGAGGCCAACCTGACGCCCGGCCGCGCCTCGTTCGGCTTCTCGGCGCGGCGCGACCCGCAGACCGACCTGACCGCGTCGGGGACGCTGGAGATGGATGGGCTGGCGGTGCGCGGCGCGGTGCTCGACAACCTGGGGCTGCGCATCGCGGGCACCGACTGGCGGCTGGCGCAGCGCGCGCGGGTGGCCTGGAACCCCGACCAGGGGCTGGTGGTGGAGAACCTCCTCCTCCGCCGCACCGGCCCGGGCGTGGGCGGGCAGATCGCCGCCGACGGAACGCTGCCGCCGCGCGGGAACGCCGACTTCCGGCTGCACATGGAGGGGATCGACCTGGCCGAGGCGCGCCGCGTCTTCCCCTCGTTCCCCGACGCGCAGGGCACGCTGTCGCTGGACGCCGAGATCCACGGGCAGGTGAGCGACCCGCGGCTGACGGTGAACGCCCGGGTCGATTCCCTGGTCTACGGCGGCGTGCGGTCCGACTCGCTGCAGATCAACGCCAGCTACGCCCCCAACCGGATGGCGGTGAACGCCGGCGTGCGGGTGGCGGGGCGCGAGGTGGTGAGCGCCACGGCCAGCATCCCCATGCGCCTTTCGCTGGGCGGGATCGTTCCCGGCTTCGAGGTGCTGCGCGACCAGCCGCTCACGGCCACCATCAACGCCGACTCGGTGCCGCTGGGGCTGGTGACGCAGAGCCTGCCGGCGTACGTGAAGAACGGCTCGGGAACGATGCGGGCGCGGGTGGTGGTGGGCGGCACCCCCGCGCACCCCACCGTGGGCGGCGACGCGGCGGTGGAGAACGGCGCCTTCACGCTGGTGCAGCTGGGGGCGCGCTGGGACCAGGTGAACGGCCGCCTGTCGCTGCACGGCGACACCATCCGCGTGGACTCGCTGACCGCGCACACCGGGCGCGACGGGCGGGCGTTCGTGAACGGCACCGTGCTGCTGGACGACGGCGCGCACCCGCGGGTGGACCTGGCGCTCTGGATGGACGACTTCCAGGTGGCCGACAACCCCGACCTGGCCGAGATCCAGGCCAACGCCCGGGTGCGCCTCTCGGGCCGCATCCCCGCGGTGGTGGTCACCGGAACGCTGCGGGTGGAAGACGGGACCATCTACATCCCCTCCATCAGCACGCCGGGCGAGCTGGCCATCGAGAACGCCGACGTGGGCGCGCTGGGCGGCGACACCCTCACCGCGCCCACCACGGGGCAGATGATCCTGGCGGGGCTCATCCCCCAGGGGCTGCAGGTGACGGTGGGCGAGAGCGTGTGGCTGCAGTCGCCCGACGCGCGCATCCAGATCCGCGGGCAGCTGGTGATCGACCGGCCGGCGGGGAGCGCCACCAACCTGATCTACGGCGAGCTGGACGCGGTGCGCGGGAGCTACACGCTGGTGGTGGGCCCCATCCGCCGTCAGTTCGACATCCAGCAGGGGGTGGTGCGCTTCTTCGGCACCCCCGAGATCAACCCGTCGCTTGACGTGACGGCGGCGTACCAGGTGCGCGGCGGGACGGCCGAGCAGCCCATCACCGTGCTGGTGCACCTGGCGGGAACGCTGCAGGAGCCGCGGGTGGAGCTCTCCACCAGCAACCGCCAGCCGCTGTCGCAGAGCGAGCTCATCTCCCTCCTCCTGCTGGGCCGCACCGGCGACCAGGCGGGCGCCAACCCCGAGGAGCTGCTGAGCGGGCTGGTGCTGCAGGAGGCGGCGGCCAACTACCTGGCCGCGCAGCTCGAGAACGCGCTGGTGAGCACCGGCGCGGTGGACTACGTGCGGGTGCGCACCCGGGCGGCCACGGGCGTGGCGGCCACCGGCGCGGGAGGCGGCGCTTTCGGGCTGGACTTCCTGAGCCAGCTGGCCATCGAGATCGGCAAGGAGATCGTCTCGAACGTATACCTGAACGCCGAGGTGGCGGAGCTCTTCACGGGGCAGCCGCAGCTGGGCGCGTCGCTGGAGTGGCAGGTGTCGCCCACGCTGAGCCTGCGCGCGGCGGCCGAGCCCATCCTGCGCGACCCGCTGGTGCGCGGCCTGTTCCGCGTGCGGCGCCAGGTGACGGTGGACGTGCGGCGGCGGTGGGAGTACGGCCGCCCGCGCGAGCACCCGCACCCGCAGCCGCGCCGCGCGAACCCCGAGCAGCCGGCGCCCGCGCAGCCTTCCACGCAGCCGGGGCAGACGGCGCCCCCGCCTCCGCCGGGCGGCGGCGGCGTGGAGGAGGAGCGGGACGGGGCGCGGGCAGCCCCGCCACAGACCGAGCCGGCGCCGCCCGCGGCGACCGGCCAGCCCCCGCCGGGAGGCGGCGGCACGGCGGAGCGCGGCCCCGCGCAGTCGCGGGACGCGGCCTCGGCGCCGGAGCAGGCGCAGCCGCCGCCCGGCCAGCCGCCGCCGGAGGAAGGCCAGCCCCCGCCGGGAGGTGGCGGCACGGTGGACCCGACGTAGCGACGGCCCGCATCCCAAGCTGGGGGTGCGGGCCGTTGTTCGTATGCCGCTGCCTCCGCCGGGAGATGAGGCGGCGGTGGAAGGCGGCTGAAGCCGCGGCAACAACTACGGAAAGCCTCGCAAACCGCGCGAGGCTTCAACCGCATGAACCACGGGCATTCGGGCGCTACTGCACGATCGTGTAGTGCGGGTGGAAGCCGCCCTGCACGCGCACCTTGCGGGTGGTGTCGCTGGTGAGGTAAGCGGTGACGTCGAAGGTGCCCTCGAGCTCGTCGCCGGTGACGCGGGTGATGGTGGCGGTGCTGTCGCGGAAGCGGTAGAAGCCGCCGCGGTACACCACCCCGCCGGTGACGGAGTCGCGCTGGACGGTGCGGTCGTACACGGGGTACGTGCCCGGGGTGAGCGGAAAGCCGCCGACGTTCACCTGCTTCGTCAGCCCGCCCGCGCCGGTGCCGTCGTCCATGGTGAACAGCGGGCCGAACTGGTCGGCGTGCGTGCGCCCCTCCAGCGAGTCGTTCACCGCGCCGGTGAGCACCATGCGGAAGCGGTCCGGCAGCACCTGGGTGGTGTAGCGCCGCGCGCCGAAGGTGCCGGGCGTGGAGGGGATGCCGGCCGGGAGCCAGCCGGCCCCGCTCACCGTGCCGCTCATGCTGTCGCCCTGCACGGCCGCGGTGTGCACCAGCTCCGATCCCCACGCGCGGAGCGTAAAGGTCACGCTGTCGCCGTACACGCGGCCGCTGAGCGTTGCGGCCGAGTCGGCGGGGAGCGAGAAGAACCCGAACGACGCCGAGCACCCCGCCGCCACGGGAGGCACCGCGGCGGTCACCGTCGAGCCGGTCTCCGACATGCGGAGCACCGCGGTGACGTCGCACGCGCCGACGTTGGCGTGGTACAGCCACTTCCCGGCGATCGCGGCATCCCGGGGGTGCGTGGCTCCGTCGCAGGCGGCAAGGGCCAGCAGCGCGCCCAGGGCAAATCTCTTCATCGGATGGATGTAGCCAGGAAAAAGATGGTGAGATCGGACTGGAGGAAAATCGTCAAACAGATGTATACGGGCAACGCCGGGACGAATCGTCAGCCGATGAGCCGCTCGACGATGGCCGCTCCGCGCTCCGCCGCTCCGGGATGCGCCTCCACGTAGGCGCGGGCGCGCTGGCCGGCGCGGACGCGGACCTCGTACACGTCCGCGAGGCCGCCCAGGATGCGCTCGGCGTCGGCCGCGGTGGCGACCTCGAAGGCGCCGCCGGCGGCGACCAGTTCCGCGGCCTCGCGCGCGTTCTCGTGGCGCGGGCCGAACATCACCGGCGCGCCGAACGCCGCCGGCTCGAGCACCGAGTGCAGCCCCGCCTTTCCGAATCCCCCGCCCACGAGGGCCACGTCCGCGAGCGCATACAAATCTCCCAGCACGCCCACGCGGTCCACGATCACGACGGGGGGGATGGAGATCGCGTCGAGCGCCGAGAGCCGCGCGTGCGCCAGGCCGATCTCGTCCAGCCGCCGCTCCGTCGATGCGAGATGCGCATCGGTGGGCTCGTGGGGGACGAGGATGAGGCGAACGCTTCGCTTCTCTCCGCCCAGCGCGGCGACGGCGGGGAGGAGATGGCGCTCATCCTCCGGCCACGTGGACCCGGCGACCAGGGTGATGCCGTCGAACCCCGCGAACGGCGCGAGGAGCGGGGATGACGGATCGACTCCCCGCGCGCGCTGCCACACCTGGTCGAACCGGGCATC
Proteins encoded:
- a CDS encoding translocation/assembly module TamB, whose protein sequence is MARRRRFRLDRVGLLVLGTLVGFVLSALFVYTWVNRARNRVVEERLRIALGLPEQAFELERVEPDGTLRIALRRVAFLDRNRDTILSAPLARARLITSTLGGTGAIVFDQGEIVRPYLRLSQDAKGEWNALQIFAVEAGGQPVRGVAGQEAQKGRTFDFRGIRLVDGRARITTPTTAPPPGPQPKYVAGRPPERVRYAGRWLAVHTLENLDGNLALVRVKGEGGWRVEVGSLSAAVTNPDTRIEALAGWFDQDTRQNLRFAIREFRTPHSAFDGAGTVNLAGANPRYDLRLHAHPLDLRDLAGMGFAVPREGVARFGLAIETLADNRTRWTVTDAQVAVLDSRASGHLTAITAPGQEPVFSDTRLTLEPLRLVDLETLGFVEHTPFAGEVRGTVTSVDELSGRGGGALRIDLASTLVPRTSADAPASSITARGLVRVGGTAGLRFDGVRVDANPLDLATLRAIYPQNTMLRGVIRGGATVTGTMRQFRIEGGDLAYTVGTAPETRLRGISATVSMDPKLRFSLDARADPLALATLTQLFPSLPFRSATLFGPIHVAGTAEQLAFDVDLNGSAGGLAARGTLGLGGAVPTFDVSGRVAAFRPGALVAGAPEAADSVSGTFSARGSTESFRFAVDLSQAAGHFNLAGNIRRPGGGPMQFDVAGRVDNFQLGVLLGKPALLPGAVSGPIRLSGGGRQPYRFDVNLRGPQGVFALNGWYQPGTVASYSIRGEVAGLDLSALPGLAAFPRTRLTGTLVLDGRGTTPETFNGRVFFNAAPGSTVGNIALTAGTINLTAGDGILRVDSLLFAGRGFRAQARGTLGLTRNAGPLTFSLTAPNLALLRPLLPGADTLPEMAGAVAMNGSVSGTVRNPSVGAAGQARGFRYGTYAAGNLTFTFAGAKGPQGWTGTTRLEGTGLEAGSLQLQALTLEANLTPGRASFGFSARRDPQTDLTASGTLEMDGLAVRGAVLDNLGLRIAGTDWRLAQRARVAWNPDQGLVVENLLLRRTGPGVGGQIAADGTLPPRGNADFRLHMEGIDLAEARRVFPSFPDAQGTLSLDAEIHGQVSDPRLTVNARVDSLVYGGVRSDSLQINASYAPNRMAVNAGVRVAGREVVSATASIPMRLSLGGIVPGFEVLRDQPLTATINADSVPLGLVTQSLPAYVKNGSGTMRARVVVGGTPAHPTVGGDAAVENGAFTLVQLGARWDQVNGRLSLHGDTIRVDSLTAHTGRDGRAFVNGTVLLDDGAHPRVDLALWMDDFQVADNPDLAEIQANARVRLSGRIPAVVVTGTLRVEDGTIYIPSISTPGELAIENADVGALGGDTLTAPTTGQMILAGLIPQGLQVTVGESVWLQSPDARIQIRGQLVIDRPAGSATNLIYGELDAVRGSYTLVVGPIRRQFDIQQGVVRFFGTPEINPSLDVTAAYQVRGGTAEQPITVLVHLAGTLQEPRVELSTSNRQPLSQSELISLLLLGRTGDQAGANPEELLSGLVLQEAAANYLAAQLENALVSTGAVDYVRVRTRAATGVAATGAGGGAFGLDFLSQLAIEIGKEIVSNVYLNAEVAELFTGQPQLGASLEWQVSPTLSLRAAAEPILRDPLVRGLFRVRRQVTVDVRRRWEYGRPREHPHPQPRRANPEQPAPAQPSTQPGQTAPPPPPGGGGVEEERDGARAAPPQTEPAPPAATGQPPPGGGGTAERGPAQSRDAASAPEQAQPPPGQPPPEEGQPPPGGGGTVDPT
- a CDS encoding 3-deoxy-D-manno-octulosonic acid transferase, coding for MPILESVYAAGVRALRPALPLLARGEGKLARGIRGRGGVLERMEAWARAHRDPARPLAWFHAPSVGEGHQARAVIQSFRARRPDAQVAYTFFSPSAEAFARTVPADFADYLPLDAAPDVRRALDALRPAVIAFSKYDVWPVLTREAAARGIRLVLLSATLPARAGRLRGPARALLAPAYARLHAVAAISADDAERFARLGVPSERRSVMGDARFDQVWQRARGVDPSSPLLAPFAGFDGITLVAGSTWPEDERHLLPAVAALGGEKRSVRLILVPHEPTDAHLASTERRLDEIGLAHARLSALDAISIPPVVIVDRVGVLGDLYALADVALVGGGFGKAGLHSVLEPAAFGAPVMFGPRHENAREAAELVAAGGAFEVATAADAERILGGLADVYEVRVRAGQRARAYVEAHPGAAERGAAIVERLIG